The proteins below come from a single Juglans regia cultivar Chandler chromosome 12, Walnut 2.0, whole genome shotgun sequence genomic window:
- the LOC109010995 gene encoding cinnamoyl-CoA reductase 1-like, giving the protein MPLLHYELGSSSVSGQTVCVTGAGGFIASWIVNLLLDRGYTVKGTVRNPEDPKNAHLKELDGAKERLTLWKADLLDYEGLKAAINGCAGVFHTASPVTDDPEQMLEPAVDGTKNVIMAAAEAKVRRVVFTSSIGAVYMDPTRNPDVVVDESCWSDLDFCKNTKNWYCYGKAVAEQAAWEESKEKGVDMVAVNPALVLGPLLQPTVNASIIHILKYLTGSAKTYANSVQAYVHVRDVALVHILVFETPSASGRYLCAERVLHRGDVVEILLNFFPEYPIPTKCSDEKNPRAKPYKFSNQKLKDLGLEFTPVEQSLYETVKSLQQKAILPVPKQQEVSDLL; this is encoded by the exons ATGCCATTACTTCATTATGAACTTGGTTCCTCCTCAGTTTCCGGACAAACTGTTTGTGTCACCGGCGCAGGCGGCTTCATTGCCTCATGGATCGTGAATCTTCTCCTAGATAGAGGCTACACTGTTAAAGGGACAGTGAGAAATCCAG aggacCCAAAGAATGCTCATTTGAAAGAGCTTGATGGAGCAAAGGAGAGGTTAACTTTATGGAAAGCTGATCTTCTTGATTACGAGGGCCTCAAGGCAGCCATTAATGGGTGTGCTGGAGTTTTTCACACCGCGTCACCCGTGACCGATGATCCC GAACAAATGTTGGAGCCGGCAGTGGATGGGACGAAGAACGTAATCATGGCAGCGGCAGAGGCCAAAGTGCGACGGGTGGTATTCACATCATCAATCGGTGCGGTGTACATGGACCCTACTAGGAATCCAGATGTCGTGGTTGATGAATCTTGTTGGAGTGACCTCGACTTTTGCAAGAACACAAAG AATTGGTATTGCTATGGGAAGGCAGTGGCAGAGCAAGCAGCATGGGAGGAGTCGAAGGAGAAAGGGGTGGATATGGTGGCGGTGAATCCGGCGTTGGTGCTGGGACCATTGTTGCAGCCAACAGTGAATGCAAGCATTATTCATATCCTCAAATACCTGACTGGATCTGCTAAAACATATGCAAACTCCGTTCAAGCTTATGTCCATGTCAGGGATGTTGCCCTTGTTCACATTCTCGTTTTCGAGACTCCCTCTGCGTCTGGACGATACCTTTGTGCTGAGAGGGTGCTTCACCGTGGAGATGTCGTCGAAATTCTTCTCAACTTCTTCCCAGAGTATCCAATTCCAACCAA GTGTTCGGATGAAAAGAACCCGAGAGCAAAACCCTACAAATTCTCCAACCAAAAGCTGAAGGACTTGGGTTTAGAGTTCACCCCGGTGGAGCAGTCCCTATACGAGACCGTCAAGAGCTTGCAGCAGAAGGCCATCCTT